The Shewanella sp. NFH-SH190041 genome has a window encoding:
- the yiaY gene encoding L-threonine dehydrogenase: MAAKFFIPSVNVLGQGAVDEAINDIKTLGFKRALIVTDKPLVSIGLAGDLIEKLGSAGITSTLFDGVQPNPTVGNVEAGLALLKANNCDFVISLGGGSPHDCAKGIALVASNGGSIKDYEGVDKSAKPQLPLVAINTTAGTASEMTRFCIITDEARHIKMAIVDKHTTPVLSVNDPELMLKKPASLTAATGMDALTHAVEAYVSTAANPITDACAIKAIELIQANLATAVKEGSNIQAREQMAYAQFLAGMAFNNASLGYVHAMAHQLGGMYDLPHGVCNALLLPYVQEYNAQVSAERLTDVAKAMGVDIEGMTAEQGAAAAIAAIKALAQAVNIPASLSELGVKEEDIATLADNALKDACGFTNPKQATHEEICQIFRNAL; encoded by the coding sequence ATGGCCGCAAAATTCTTTATCCCTTCCGTTAACGTGTTAGGGCAAGGCGCAGTAGATGAAGCCATTAATGACATCAAAACCCTGGGATTTAAACGGGCGTTGATTGTTACCGATAAACCTTTGGTCAGCATCGGTCTGGCCGGAGATTTAATTGAGAAGCTGGGCAGCGCTGGCATCACCTCAACTTTATTTGATGGCGTACAACCTAACCCAACCGTCGGCAATGTCGAAGCCGGTTTAGCCCTGTTAAAAGCAAATAACTGTGACTTTGTGATCTCCCTTGGTGGTGGCTCCCCCCACGACTGCGCCAAAGGTATTGCTTTAGTCGCGTCCAACGGCGGCTCGATCAAGGACTACGAAGGGGTAGATAAATCCGCTAAACCACAGTTACCGCTGGTGGCCATTAATACCACTGCTGGTACTGCCAGTGAAATGACTCGCTTCTGTATCATCACAGACGAAGCCCGCCATATTAAAATGGCCATTGTGGATAAGCACACCACCCCAGTGTTATCAGTGAACGACCCAGAGCTGATGCTGAAAAAACCTGCCAGTTTAACTGCTGCCACAGGTATGGATGCGCTGACCCACGCAGTGGAAGCCTATGTGTCTACTGCCGCCAATCCAATTACCGATGCCTGCGCCATTAAAGCCATTGAACTGATTCAGGCAAATCTGGCTACCGCAGTTAAAGAAGGCAGTAATATTCAGGCTCGTGAACAGATGGCCTATGCCCAGTTCTTGGCCGGGATGGCATTTAACAACGCCTCTTTAGGTTATGTGCACGCCATGGCTCACCAGTTAGGCGGTATGTACGACCTGCCCCATGGTGTTTGTAATGCGCTGTTGCTGCCTTATGTTCAAGAATACAATGCCCAAGTCAGTGCTGAGCGGTTAACCGATGTTGCTAAAGCCATGGGTGTGGATATTGAAGGCATGACTGCCGAGCAAGGCGCTGCTGCGGCCATTGCAGCCATTAAGGCGCTGGCCCAGGCGGTGAATATTCCTGCCAGCCTGAGTGAACTGGGCGTTAAAGAGGAAGATATTGCCACTTTGGCTGATAATGCCCTGAAAGATGCCTGTGGTTTTACTAACCCTAAACAGGCAACCCATGAAGAGATCTGCCAAATCTTCAGAAACGCACTGTAA
- a CDS encoding YHS domain-containing (seleno)protein, whose translation MKSVLFAFTLLLLGGCASLNSSGLNTNDQKVVLDGYDVVAYFSQNAALPGSSQFQAQYEGATWWFSSEANRQAFLAHPALYQPQYGGYCAYAMSKDFLVPVDPQAFTLYRGRLYLNYSKSVRETWLKHKDEYIVSADKYWAKRLAKLKHSQ comes from the coding sequence ATGAAATCAGTCCTGTTTGCTTTTACCCTTCTGCTGCTTGGCGGCTGCGCATCACTCAATTCTAGCGGGCTCAATACCAATGACCAAAAAGTGGTGCTTGATGGCTATGACGTGGTGGCCTACTTTTCACAGAATGCGGCGCTGCCCGGCAGTAGTCAGTTTCAGGCCCAGTATGAGGGAGCAACCTGGTGGTTTAGCAGTGAAGCAAACCGGCAAGCCTTTTTAGCCCATCCGGCCCTGTATCAACCCCAGTATGGCGGCTATTGTGCCTATGCTATGTCGAAGGATTTTCTGGTTCCGGTGGATCCGCAAGCCTTTACCTTGTACCGCGGGCGTTTATATCTCAACTACTCTAAATCCGTACGGGAAACTTGGCTGAAACATAAAGATGAATATATTGTTTCGGCCGATAAATATTGGGCCAAGCGATTAGCCAAGCTGAAGCATAGCCAGTAA
- a CDS encoding cytoplasmic protein translates to MTAITQVYNYTVRTTRQAGTAEPFDWHKHIEINHSCEIALDRIYRWHNQGGTLTEDLGAIVIRQQPDKTVFYAVMHDRVNDNNHVMATFKLILDATSAPLSPREVFTELLADYQTRISQLK, encoded by the coding sequence ATGACAGCCATTACTCAGGTGTACAACTATACCGTCAGAACAACCCGCCAAGCAGGAACCGCAGAGCCATTTGACTGGCACAAACATATCGAAATAAACCACTCATGTGAAATTGCGCTAGACCGCATCTATCGTTGGCATAATCAGGGCGGCACACTGACCGAAGATTTAGGCGCTATTGTTATCCGCCAGCAGCCGGATAAAACTGTTTTTTATGCCGTCATGCATGACAGGGTAAATGATAATAACCATGTTATGGCCACCTTTAAGCTCATCTTGGATGCCACATCAGCCCCCTTAAGTCCAAGGGAAGTATTTACTGAGTTGCTGGCCGATTATCAAACCCGTATTAGCCAACTGAAATAA
- a CDS encoding NAD(P)/FAD-dependent oxidoreductase, protein MQHQPNIVIVGGGAGGMEIATKLGHKVGRKGKARVTLVDCADSHVWKPLLHEVATGALDVGIDALDYRSHAAAHGYHFQQGAMTDIDRQARQIVLAPLFNDKGMELLPARRIDFDYLVIAIGSIANDFHIPGVREHCEFLDSTAEALAIRKRLLNKFMRYARQEKLDERIKIAVVGAGATGVEMSAEMHHAVAQLQGFGYQITPEMLEVTLIEADSRILPKVEKPQISESVTRELLALGINVMTDTRITKVDTKGLTTSDGTEIPADMVIWSTGIKAPDFLQQIGGLETNRINQIVVQQNMQTTLDPHIFAIGDCAACPQPDGSFVPPRGQSARQMALMTADNIILMLKGQAPKHEYLYKDLGSLVNLSRFHTVGNLMSFIGGGVLVEGKIARFVYTSLYRRHLIELHGVVKGTLLMLAKGIGRIIHPHMKLH, encoded by the coding sequence ATGCAACACCAACCCAATATCGTCATTGTCGGCGGCGGTGCCGGCGGTATGGAAATTGCCACCAAACTGGGCCACAAAGTTGGTCGTAAAGGCAAGGCCAGGGTCACACTGGTGGACTGTGCTGATAGCCATGTTTGGAAACCCCTGTTACATGAAGTTGCCACGGGCGCACTGGATGTCGGGATTGATGCACTGGATTATCGTAGCCATGCCGCGGCTCACGGCTACCACTTCCAGCAAGGCGCCATGACGGATATCGACCGGCAGGCACGCCAGATTGTGCTGGCACCGCTTTTTAACGATAAAGGCATGGAGTTACTGCCCGCTCGCCGGATTGATTTTGACTATCTGGTAATTGCCATCGGCTCCATTGCTAATGATTTCCATATTCCTGGGGTGCGGGAGCATTGTGAGTTTCTCGATAGCACCGCCGAAGCCCTGGCTATCCGTAAGCGGCTGTTGAATAAATTTATGCGCTACGCCCGCCAGGAAAAACTGGATGAGCGCATTAAGATTGCCGTGGTCGGTGCCGGCGCCACCGGGGTTGAAATGTCCGCCGAGATGCACCATGCCGTGGCGCAGCTGCAAGGCTTTGGCTATCAAATCACCCCAGAGATGCTGGAGGTGACATTGATCGAGGCCGACAGCCGTATTCTGCCCAAAGTAGAAAAACCCCAAATTTCTGAATCCGTCACCCGTGAGCTGTTGGCACTGGGCATAAATGTTATGACCGATACCCGCATTACCAAGGTCGACACGAAAGGGCTCACCACATCCGACGGTACTGAGATCCCCGCCGATATGGTGATCTGGTCCACCGGGATTAAAGCACCTGACTTTCTGCAGCAAATCGGCGGGCTGGAAACCAACCGTATCAATCAAATTGTGGTACAGCAAAATATGCAAACTACACTGGATCCGCATATTTTCGCCATTGGTGACTGTGCCGCCTGCCCGCAACCTGATGGCAGTTTTGTGCCACCTCGAGGTCAAAGCGCCCGGCAGATGGCACTGATGACGGCTGATAATATTATTTTGATGCTGAAAGGTCAGGCACCTAAGCACGAATATCTGTATAAGGATTTAGGCTCACTGGTGAACCTGTCACGCTTCCATACTGTTGGTAACCTGATGTCATTTATTGGTGGTGGGGTACTGGTTGAAGGCAAAATCGCCCGCTTTGTTTATACCTCGCTGTATCGTCGCCATCTGATCGAACTACATGGTGTGGTTAAAGGCACCTTGCTGATGTTAGCAAAAGGCATCGGCCGTATTATCCATCCACATATGAAGCTGCACTGA
- the ltaE gene encoding low-specificity L-threonine aldolase: MIDFRSDTVTRPTPAMRQAMYEAEVGDDFYGDDVSVNLLQDSAAELLGFDAALFVPSGTQANLLALMSHCERGDEYICGQLAHNYRFEGGGAAVLGSIQPQPLANQADGTIALDDIRAAIKPDDVHFARTRLISLENTIGGKVLPQAYLAQAQQLAFHHRLKIHLDGARLANAAVASGCEMADLAQYFDSVSLCLSKGLGAPVGSLLLGDEKLIAKARRWRKMLGGAMRQAGILAAAGQVALTQHVARLAEDHDNAALLARELAQIEGLAVDLSQVQTNMVFVSLTGAHADSPAYQLKLARFLRDQGILITPEASIRLVTHLDISREDILYTISQFKVFMQQQH, from the coding sequence ATGATAGATTTTCGCAGTGATACCGTAACGCGACCCACCCCAGCGATGAGACAGGCCATGTATGAGGCTGAAGTGGGGGATGATTTTTACGGTGATGATGTCAGCGTCAACCTTTTACAGGACAGCGCAGCTGAACTGCTTGGGTTTGATGCTGCACTGTTTGTGCCCTCTGGTACCCAAGCTAATTTATTGGCATTGATGAGCCATTGTGAGCGGGGAGATGAGTATATCTGTGGGCAGCTAGCCCACAATTACCGTTTTGAGGGCGGCGGCGCGGCAGTGCTGGGCAGTATTCAGCCCCAGCCTCTGGCTAATCAAGCTGATGGCACCATTGCCTTGGATGATATCCGTGCTGCCATTAAGCCAGATGATGTACATTTTGCCCGTACTCGCCTGATCAGCTTGGAAAATACTATCGGTGGCAAGGTATTACCCCAAGCTTATTTAGCCCAAGCGCAGCAGTTAGCCTTTCATCATCGCCTGAAGATTCACCTTGATGGCGCCCGTTTGGCCAATGCTGCGGTGGCTTCAGGCTGTGAGATGGCTGATCTGGCGCAATATTTTGACTCTGTGTCCCTGTGTTTGTCTAAAGGACTAGGCGCGCCGGTAGGGTCATTGTTGCTCGGGGATGAAAAGCTGATCGCAAAAGCCAGACGTTGGCGCAAAATGTTAGGGGGCGCCATGCGTCAGGCCGGTATTTTGGCGGCGGCTGGACAAGTTGCTTTGACTCAGCATGTGGCGCGCTTAGCCGAGGATCATGATAATGCCGCCCTGTTAGCCCGTGAGTTGGCACAGATTGAAGGGCTGGCTGTTGATTTGAGTCAGGTGCAGACCAATATGGTCTTTGTCTCCTTGACTGGAGCCCATGCTGATAGCCCGGCTTATCAGTTGAAACTGGCGCGTTTTCTGCGCGACCAGGGCATTTTAATCACACCAGAGGCCTCTATTCGTCTTGTGACCCATCTGGATATCAGTCGAGAAGATATTCTTTATACCATCAGTCAGTTCAAAGTATTTATGCAGCAACAACACTGA
- a CDS encoding trimeric intracellular cation channel family protein, protein MQEAQFISFLWLIGVLAEAMTGALAAGRKQMDLFGVVIVGGATAIGGGTLRDILLGNYPLVWVEHIHYLIAIAFASLVTVLIAPVMRYLSKLFLAIDALGLAVFSIIGAQKSLVLGFNPVVAVVMGVVTGVFGGVIRDILCNQVPLIFRKELYAVVSLLTAALYVGLKALDVIEWVNLIVSLGFGFGFRMLALKYKWSIPTFDYQAETDPHGH, encoded by the coding sequence ATGCAAGAAGCACAGTTCATCAGTTTTCTCTGGCTTATCGGGGTTCTGGCCGAAGCGATGACCGGCGCACTGGCGGCCGGCCGCAAACAGATGGATCTGTTCGGGGTGGTGATTGTTGGTGGGGCAACGGCCATCGGCGGCGGCACCCTGCGCGACATTCTCTTAGGCAATTATCCACTCGTATGGGTGGAGCATATTCATTATCTGATTGCGATTGCCTTTGCCTCCCTGGTCACGGTACTTATCGCCCCGGTGATGCGCTATTTGTCCAAACTGTTTCTTGCTATCGATGCGCTGGGGCTGGCGGTCTTTTCGATTATCGGCGCGCAAAAATCTCTGGTACTGGGCTTTAACCCGGTTGTAGCCGTGGTGATGGGGGTTGTTACCGGCGTCTTTGGTGGGGTGATCCGCGATATTCTCTGCAATCAGGTGCCATTGATTTTCCGCAAAGAACTCTATGCGGTTGTCTCTTTGCTAACCGCGGCATTGTATGTCGGCCTAAAAGCACTGGATGTGATTGAATGGGTTAATTTGATTGTCAGCCTAGGCTTTGGCTTTGGGTTCCGTATGCTGGCGCTGAAATATAAGTGGTCAATTCCTACCTTTGATTATCAGGCAGAAACTGATCCTCACGGCCACTAG
- a CDS encoding mechanosensitive ion channel family protein, whose amino-acid sequence MADMQDTLVLSSDKIMQQLPELVTEYGLKLLLAIVIFALGRWLSSLAKAMTHKVLTRRNIDQTVVSFIANMMWATVFAFTVIATLGQLGVHTASLVAAVGAAGLAIGLALQGSLSNFAAGVLIILLRPCRVGDYIVAAGVSGTVDEITIFSTRLLTSDHKVVTVPNSAIMHGSITNYSAMPSRRIDLVIGVSYDADVREVKALLSQLLEQNQYVLEEPAFTVAVYELADSSVNFVVRPWVNTPDYWPAYYELLESIKLGLDEAGIGIPYPQMDVHFPAGEKSPSPEQDSPEVK is encoded by the coding sequence ATGGCGGATATGCAGGATACTCTGGTACTCAGCAGCGATAAAATCATGCAGCAGTTACCTGAGCTGGTGACTGAATACGGGCTAAAACTGCTGTTAGCGATAGTGATTTTTGCCCTTGGCCGTTGGTTGTCATCGCTGGCAAAAGCCATGACCCACAAGGTATTGACCCGGCGCAATATCGATCAAACCGTGGTGAGTTTTATTGCCAACATGATGTGGGCCACTGTGTTTGCCTTTACGGTTATCGCAACCCTGGGGCAGTTAGGGGTGCATACAGCGTCATTGGTGGCTGCAGTGGGAGCGGCTGGTTTAGCGATAGGTTTGGCGCTACAGGGATCACTGTCCAATTTTGCTGCCGGAGTGTTGATTATTCTGCTGCGACCATGCCGGGTGGGGGATTATATTGTGGCGGCCGGGGTGTCGGGAACCGTGGATGAAATTACTATATTTTCCACGCGGTTGCTGACCTCGGATCACAAGGTGGTGACAGTACCCAATTCCGCCATAATGCATGGCAGTATTACCAATTATTCTGCGATGCCCAGTCGGCGAATCGATTTGGTGATTGGGGTGTCCTATGATGCCGATGTGCGAGAGGTGAAAGCGCTATTAAGTCAGCTACTGGAGCAGAATCAGTATGTGCTGGAAGAGCCAGCCTTTACAGTGGCGGTTTATGAACTAGCGGATTCCAGCGTCAATTTTGTGGTTCGCCCTTGGGTAAATACCCCGGATTACTGGCCGGCATATTATGAGCTGTTAGAAAGTATAAAACTGGGGCTCGATGAAGCGGGTATCGGCATACCTTATCCGCAGATGGATGTGCATTTCCCCGCCGGTGAGAAATCGCCATCCCCAGAGCAGGACTCACCTGAGGTAAAATAA